A window of the Blattabacterium cuenoti genome harbors these coding sequences:
- a CDS encoding pseudouridine synthase, with protein MDHKIRLNHYLSNAGISSRRKADKLIQSGAIEVNGKPVFRLGTIIRTNDIVKFHGSKIKSKNKIYILLNKPKGYITTTRDQFNRKTVMNLIPSISEYRIFPVGRLDYSTTGVLLLTNDGYIAEKLTHPKYHIKKIYHVSLNKKIRNEDLDKIRKGKIYLKEGKVKVIFVNQKNAKNKIEIGLYIGWNRVIKRIFKKLNYQVIRLDRINFGGLSKKNLKIGNWCFLNKKEIENITK; from the coding sequence ATGGATCATAAAATTAGATTAAATCATTATTTGTCCAATGCAGGAATTTCTTCCAGAAGAAAAGCGGATAAACTTATTCAATCTGGTGCAATAGAAGTGAATGGAAAACCTGTTTTTAGGTTAGGAACTATTATTCGTACAAATGATATTGTTAAATTTCATGGATCAAAAATTAAATCTAAAAATAAAATTTATATACTACTCAATAAACCTAAAGGTTATATTACTACTACACGAGATCAATTTAACAGAAAAACAGTAATGAATTTAATTCCTTCTATATCTGAATATAGAATTTTTCCTGTAGGTAGATTAGATTATTCTACTACAGGAGTTTTACTTCTAACAAATGACGGATATATAGCTGAAAAATTGACTCATCCTAAATATCATATAAAAAAAATATATCATGTATCATTAAATAAAAAAATTAGAAATGAAGATTTAGATAAAATAAGAAAAGGAAAAATTTATCTAAAAGAAGGAAAAGTAAAAGTGATTTTTGTGAATCAAAAAAATGCTAAAAATAAAATAGAAATAGGGTTGTATATAGGATGGAATAGAGTCATTAAACGGATTTTTAAAAAATTAAATTATCAAGTTATTCGGTTAGATCGGATTAATTTTGGGGGACTTTCCAAAAAAAATCTTAAAATAGGAAATTGGTGTTTTTTAAATAAAAAAGAAATAGAAAATATTACCAAATAA
- a CDS encoding NAD kinase, which produces MKIAVYGQKFCEKNILYLNQFIGYASSHSIEIHIEKSFFHVLSSFKEFKDLDFPVFSHYKELTDKDFSLMFTFGGDGTILSAITLIRDSGIPIVGVNTGNLGFLATFNKDVFIQKIDQIFNKKLHIMPRSLLSLETSIMDHQKFFNFALNEIVILRKEMVSMITIDAYIDNEFLTSYWADGLIISTPTGSTGYSLSCGGPIIGPENKNFVLTPISPHNLFSRPLIISDHQKIYLKIHSRVKSYSLSMDTRLTSLNQENELYIQKAPFYIYLIQEGKNTYYKTLREKLLWGIDQRN; this is translated from the coding sequence ATGAAAATAGCTGTATATGGACAAAAATTTTGTGAAAAAAATATACTATATTTAAATCAGTTCATAGGCTATGCATCTAGTCATTCAATAGAAATTCATATTGAAAAATCATTTTTTCATGTTTTGTCTTCTTTTAAAGAATTTAAAGATTTAGATTTTCCTGTATTTTCTCATTATAAAGAATTAACAGATAAAGATTTCAGTTTAATGTTTACTTTCGGAGGAGATGGGACTATTCTATCCGCTATTACTTTAATTAGAGATTCTGGGATACCTATAGTTGGAGTTAATACAGGAAATTTAGGTTTTTTAGCTACTTTTAATAAAGATGTTTTTATCCAAAAAATAGATCAAATTTTTAATAAAAAACTTCATATAATGCCCAGAAGTTTATTATCCTTAGAAACTTCTATAATGGATCATCAAAAATTTTTTAATTTTGCATTAAATGAAATCGTTATTTTGAGAAAAGAAATGGTTTCTATGATCACTATAGATGCTTATATAGATAATGAATTTTTAACTTCTTATTGGGCTGATGGATTAATTATTTCTACTCCTACTGGTTCTACCGGATATTCTCTAAGTTGTGGAGGCCCTATTATTGGTCCTGAAAATAAAAATTTTGTTTTAACACCTATATCTCCACATAACTTATTTTCACGTCCATTAATCATATCTGATCATCAAAAAATTTATTTAAAAATACATAGTCGTGTAAAATCTTATTCTTTATCTATGGATACAAGATTAACTTCTTTGAATCAGGAAAATGAATTATATATTCAAAAAGCGCCTTTTTACATATATCTTATTCAAGAAGGAAAAAATACATACTATAAAACATTGAGAGAAAAACTTTTATGGGGAATAGATCAACGAAATTGA
- a CDS encoding isoprenyl transferase has product MKKLLEKIDYNNIPHHVAIIMDGNGRWAKKRGKLRTFGHEKSIQSVRETINGSKELGIPYITLYVFSSENWNRPKQEIDSLMRLFHTNLKIHLEEIHEKNVKIITIGEVERFSEIIQKELFFFMKKTKHNTSGTLILALSYSAREEILRATKNIAEKVYNGLFSIKDIDFSFFQNHLYTKNLPDVDLIIRTSGEQRISNFLLWQSAYAELYFTNVLWPDFRKKDFFEAIINYQKRKRRFGNIE; this is encoded by the coding sequence ATGAAAAAGTTACTAGAAAAAATAGATTATAATAATATTCCTCATCATGTAGCTATTATTATGGATGGAAATGGCCGTTGGGCGAAAAAAAGAGGAAAATTGAGAACATTTGGTCATGAAAAATCGATACAATCTGTAAGAGAGACTATAAATGGAAGTAAAGAATTAGGAATTCCTTATATAACTTTATATGTGTTTTCTTCAGAAAATTGGAATAGACCTAAACAAGAAATAGATAGTTTAATGCGTTTATTTCACACTAATTTAAAAATTCATTTAGAAGAAATTCATGAAAAAAATGTTAAAATTATTACTATAGGAGAAGTAGAAAGATTTTCTGAAATAATTCAAAAAGAACTATTTTTTTTCATGAAAAAAACAAAACATAATACATCTGGAACTTTGATTTTAGCATTGAGTTATAGTGCTAGAGAAGAAATTTTAAGGGCAACAAAAAATATTGCTGAAAAAGTATACAATGGTTTATTTTCTATAAAAGATATAGATTTTTCTTTTTTTCAAAATCACTTGTATACTAAAAATTTGCCAGATGTAGATTTAATTATTAGAACAAGTGGAGAACAACGTATTAGCAATTTTTTACTTTGGCAATCTGCTTATGCAGAGTTATATTTTACAAATGTTTTATGGCCTGATTTTCGTAAGAAAGATTTTTTCGAAGCCATTATAAATTATCAGAAAAGAAAACGTCGTTTTGGAAACATAGAATAA
- a CDS encoding type II 3-dehydroquinate dehydratase: protein MKKIAIINGPNLNLLGTREPELYGNENFLDYLKKLRKKLSYIEIIYYQNNSEGKIIDILHSIGFKYDGIILNAGAYTHSSIGIADAIKSISSPVIEIHISNIYSRESFRKKSFLSPVCNGTIFGFGLKSYELGIMSFCL, encoded by the coding sequence ATGAAAAAAATAGCCATTATTAATGGACCTAATTTAAATCTTTTAGGGACCAGGGAGCCTGAATTATACGGAAATGAAAATTTTTTAGATTATCTAAAAAAATTAAGAAAAAAACTTTCTTATATAGAAATTATTTATTATCAAAATAATAGTGAAGGAAAAATAATAGATATTTTACATTCTATCGGATTCAAATATGACGGAATTATACTAAACGCAGGGGCATATACTCACTCTTCTATAGGAATTGCTGACGCCATAAAATCTATTTCTTCTCCTGTTATAGAAATTCATATCTCTAACATTTATTCCAGAGAATCTTTTAGAAAAAAGTCATTTTTATCTCCTGTTTGTAATGGAACAATTTTTGGTTTTGGATTAAAATCTTATGAATTAGGAATAATGAGTTTTTGTTTATGA
- a CDS encoding OmpH family outer membrane protein: MRKNIIFYFLLFLFLFGYHSYSKDYKECHKKIVCLNSMALIEKMPEFSTAQKELDRMSKIHENILDKLAKEFHKKAERFQKNKNPVLKKELEILQSRAHAYQKTAADDLTKKQNKLLNPIYKKIENAIHKVIDKDKNIIRVDDCSPGKGVLVNKGEDITEAVKRELGIK, from the coding sequence ATGAGAAAAAATATAATTTTCTATTTTTTATTATTTTTATTTTTATTCGGATATCATTCATATTCTAAGGATTATAAGGAATGTCATAAAAAAATAGTTTGTCTTAATAGTATGGCTCTGATAGAAAAAATGCCAGAATTTTCGACTGCTCAAAAAGAATTGGATAGAATGAGTAAAATCCATGAAAATATATTAGATAAATTAGCAAAAGAATTTCATAAAAAAGCAGAAAGATTTCAAAAAAATAAAAATCCAGTTCTTAAAAAAGAATTAGAAATATTACAGTCAAGAGCCCATGCTTATCAAAAAACGGCTGCAGATGATTTAACTAAAAAACAAAATAAATTATTAAATCCTATATATAAGAAAATCGAGAACGCTATACATAAAGTAATAGATAAAGACAAAAATATTATAAGAGTTGATGATTGCAGTCCTGGAAAAGGAGTTTTAGTAAATAAAGGAGAGGATATTACTGAAGCAGTTAAAAGAGAATTAGGAATAAAATAA
- a CDS encoding hemolysin family protein, giving the protein MIFHISIVFITILVSAFFSGMEMALISSSLFQIELEKENKKGSFHSKLLSKSINNSKKFITTMVIGNTISLVIYGIYMGKLFLSIFPKGFLDNSLWIIFLETVFSATVILIIGEFIPKIIFSVYSNELLSLFIVPVYVIYKIFSPVTNSIICISNVFLKILGEKENNKKKIFDKEDLVYFLSENIEKNIKGKEFVESEIEIFHKALDFSEKKARECMLPRKEIVSSNLIFSSIDNIRNIFTESGLSKIVIYKNNIDNIIGYIHYLELFKKPKNIESIIRSVELVYVTTPVREIMDLLIKKKRSIAIVLDEYGGTAGMITMEDILEEFIGDIKDEHDENLLLDNKLNDCEFLFSARLEIDFINAKYNLDLPQSDKYETLGGLIVTYTGDIPKNGDKIIINKNFDIEIKKVSKNKIEEVFLKKKV; this is encoded by the coding sequence ATAATTTTTCACATTAGTATAGTTTTTATCACTATACTTGTATCTGCTTTTTTTTCTGGAATGGAAATGGCATTGATTTCTTCCAGTTTATTTCAAATAGAATTAGAAAAAGAAAATAAAAAAGGCTCTTTTCATTCTAAACTTCTTTCAAAAAGCATTAATAATTCTAAAAAATTCATCACTACAATGGTAATTGGAAATACCATATCTTTAGTTATATATGGTATTTATATGGGAAAATTATTTTTATCTATTTTTCCAAAAGGATTTTTAGATAATTCTTTATGGATAATTTTTTTAGAAACAGTTTTTTCTGCTACTGTTATTCTAATTATTGGAGAATTTATTCCAAAAATAATATTTAGTGTGTATTCAAATGAATTGTTAAGTTTATTCATAGTTCCTGTATATGTAATATATAAAATATTTTCTCCTGTTACAAACTCCATTATTTGTATTTCTAATGTTTTTTTAAAAATTTTAGGAGAAAAAGAAAATAATAAAAAGAAGATTTTTGATAAAGAAGATTTAGTTTATTTTTTATCAGAAAATATAGAAAAAAATATCAAGGGAAAAGAGTTTGTAGAATCTGAAATTGAAATTTTTCATAAAGCTCTGGATTTTTCTGAAAAAAAAGCACGAGAATGTATGCTTCCTAGAAAAGAAATAGTTTCTTCAAATCTCATATTTTCTTCTATAGATAATATTCGAAATATTTTTACTGAAAGTGGCTTATCTAAAATAGTTATTTATAAAAATAATATAGATAACATTATTGGTTATATTCATTATTTAGAATTATTTAAAAAACCTAAAAATATTGAATCTATAATTAGATCAGTAGAATTAGTTTATGTAACTACTCCTGTTAGAGAAATTATGGATCTTTTAATTAAAAAAAAAAGAAGTATTGCTATAGTATTAGATGAGTATGGAGGAACTGCAGGAATGATAACTATGGAAGACATTTTAGAAGAATTTATTGGAGATATCAAGGACGAACACGATGAAAATTTATTACTTGATAATAAATTAAATGATTGTGAATTTTTATTTTCTGCACGTTTAGAAATTGATTTTATCAATGCTAAATATAACTTAGATCTTCCTCAATCTGATAAATATGAAACTTTAGGAGGTTTAATAGTTACTTATACAGGAGATATTCCAAAAAATGGAGATAAAATTATTATCAATAAAAATTTTGATATAGAAATTAAAAAAGTATCTAAAAATAAAATAGAAGAAGTTTTTCTTAAAAAAAAAGTTTAA
- a CDS encoding SurA N-terminal domain-containing protein: MSFLDKIRKNTWLVFFFISISLLFFILDPNILLKFFTENSTVIGKINGENISLKEYLDSFQFLKQFREDEPDYYLKNDAWKLLVHERVLNQQAKKLGIQSTKKDFWKAIEKQSIYSNIIDFQNEKGKMDMNKFRLYLNNLEKLPSSLTPQIEAEKNIWLYEKNNIPKRIAAKKYVEMLMYGLNTSLIEAQLSYRDKNLFSIIDYVFIPYSDIEKKYHRIKSYDIYDFIKKNKFLYKKENLRNLSFVISRSHPSLDDEKNMDFKIKKLFQKFKFSNHNSIIVSNQSEKPFDSNFYLKDNLPPVLKHFLEKKDKVGSMLGPFKDNNIYIMAKLIGKKMVYNSVLSSHILISHKQATRFYNNRTKKKAEKIAKKIYDFVVKNPDQFDSLVLEKSDDIVNAKKNKGNLGWMKYEERNEAFKGKGSFDFFSLKNKKGRIGLTETKFGYHIIRIDDIKNIKPAYQFAIIIKTLTPSKKTEDILYQRIIKFMKDNKNSSLNTFINNARQKKYETIFLREIKDYQWKIHDLNTELDQEVINWSYEKKRKEGDIKIFTTSNKDYIMVFLSKIQRKGYPIEEIKNNITPFLINKKIDRYLYNIMKNKHISLEKIASFFSKKINKSYRVNFYQSIIQNHKEPKVIGYAFSSKLYETSKPILGEKGVFFIRTLKRFNTSKKLSYFSSEIESLNANLRKNILEKIGNVLIKKSNIKDYRKNNI; encoded by the coding sequence ATGAGTTTTTTAGATAAAATAAGAAAAAATACATGGTTAGTTTTCTTTTTTATAAGCATTTCTTTGCTGTTTTTTATATTAGATCCTAATATCCTGCTGAAATTTTTTACTGAAAATTCCACTGTTATTGGAAAGATAAATGGAGAGAACATTTCTTTAAAAGAATATCTTGATTCTTTTCAATTTTTGAAACAATTTCGTGAAGATGAACCTGATTATTATTTGAAAAATGATGCTTGGAAACTATTAGTTCATGAAAGAGTACTGAATCAACAAGCTAAAAAATTAGGAATTCAAAGTACAAAAAAAGATTTTTGGAAAGCAATAGAAAAGCAATCTATATATAGTAATATTATTGATTTTCAAAATGAGAAAGGAAAAATGGACATGAATAAATTTAGATTGTATTTAAATAATTTGGAAAAATTACCTTCAAGTTTAACGCCTCAAATAGAAGCAGAAAAAAATATTTGGTTATATGAAAAAAATAATATACCAAAAAGAATTGCTGCAAAAAAATATGTAGAAATGTTGATGTATGGTTTAAATACATCTTTAATAGAAGCTCAATTAAGTTATAGAGATAAAAATTTATTTTCCATAATTGATTATGTTTTCATTCCTTATTCGGATATAGAAAAAAAATATCATAGAATCAAAAGTTATGATATTTATGATTTTATTAAAAAAAATAAATTTCTTTACAAAAAAGAAAATTTAAGAAATCTAAGTTTTGTGATTTCTCGTTCTCATCCATCATTAGATGATGAAAAAAATATGGATTTTAAAATAAAAAAATTGTTTCAAAAATTTAAATTTTCTAATCATAATTCTATAATCGTTTCAAATCAATCTGAAAAACCTTTTGATTCAAATTTTTATTTGAAAGATAATTTACCTCCTGTTTTGAAACATTTTTTGGAAAAAAAAGACAAAGTAGGTAGTATGCTTGGACCTTTTAAAGATAACAATATTTATATTATGGCTAAACTTATTGGAAAAAAAATGGTGTATAATTCCGTTTTATCCAGTCATATATTGATTTCTCATAAACAAGCTACACGATTTTACAATAATAGAACTAAAAAAAAAGCTGAAAAAATAGCGAAAAAAATATATGATTTTGTTGTAAAAAATCCTGATCAGTTCGATTCTTTAGTTTTGGAAAAATCCGATGATATTGTAAATGCAAAAAAAAATAAAGGAAATTTAGGATGGATGAAATATGAAGAAAGAAATGAAGCATTTAAGGGAAAGGGTTCATTTGATTTTTTTTCTTTAAAAAATAAAAAAGGGAGAATAGGTTTAACGGAAACTAAATTTGGATATCATATTATTAGAATAGACGACATAAAAAATATCAAACCTGCTTATCAATTTGCTATAATAATAAAAACACTGACTCCATCAAAAAAAACAGAAGATATTCTTTATCAAAGAATTATTAAATTTATGAAAGACAATAAAAACTCAAGTCTTAATACATTTATTAATAATGCAAGACAAAAAAAATATGAAACTATTTTTTTAAGAGAAATAAAAGATTATCAATGGAAGATTCATGATTTGAATACTGAATTAGATCAAGAAGTCATCAATTGGTCTTATGAAAAAAAAAGAAAAGAGGGGGATATCAAAATTTTTACCACTTCTAATAAAGATTATATTATGGTTTTTTTATCTAAAATTCAAAGAAAAGGATACCCCATTGAAGAAATAAAAAATAATATAACACCTTTCCTTATTAATAAAAAAATAGATCGTTATTTATATAATATAATGAAAAATAAACATATAAGTTTAGAAAAAATAGCTTCTTTTTTTTCTAAAAAAATTAATAAATCTTATAGAGTCAATTTTTATCAGTCTATAATTCAAAATCATAAAGAACCTAAAGTGATAGGGTACGCTTTTTCTTCAAAATTATATGAGACTTCTAAACCAATATTAGGAGAAAAGGGAGTTTTTTTTATAAGAACATTAAAACGTTTCAATACATCTAAAAAACTTTCTTATTTTTCTTCTGAAATAGAATCTTTAAATGCTAACTTAAGAAAAAATATTTTAGAAAAAATAGGAAATGTATTAATTAAAAAATCTAATATCAAAGATTATAGAAAAAATAATATTTAA
- a CDS encoding BamA/OMP85 family outer membrane protein, with translation MKKNIFVITSSIFYLFFTIQQVYSFSVNDEKSSITKNNYNKNIFFFVKEIHVIGKTKYDSRYISELSGISIGESIDIYGIKTDDAIRKLWKSNLFRKISIYKKNKSKNEIDLFFELEDLEEIHEIKVKGIKKDKFPNIKKIKIGDKISDDLIQSIKNDIQEYYVKKGYHEINIKSEINKDYNKNVLCLYVDKGKKIEIEEILFHGNQALKNKELLDLMSQTRKNLFPIISIIKKPLFIQENVEKDLKNIINKYKSMGFIDIQVFLDSVWKKQSGNYGIKIKIIEGKKYYLGDVSILGNKKLKTDFLKKIFFYKKGNVYNPIGIRKNILNPSYTDSILYNYLDLGYLFSNISFVEKRILNNKIDLEIQILENAPVYINTVFILGNSITKDHVIRRELKTYPGDLFSIKNIKYSLLHLENLNLFNKVYHIIKPNKKNEFIDIEWHVVEKNTNEFQFHGGIGGKDFRKIIGNFKLNFGNFSIKNFFKWNSWKPIPQGDGQKLIIHNQLGQDFTSYGFSFTEPWIEKNHPTSLTLKSQYSIKKIKNEEDLDFLSQVYKNTKILDEEKQYQFLEKIGISIELNKSLTFFDPYSNILTSIDYEKFTYRKEISSNLYQKYKLNNLSYLISLQRFSTKPDIIFPFQGSKMQFNSIFTIPYSVIFTKNKEKEWMEYFKLKIILFWYYKIIDNIILKTGGELGYLGQYHNSRELFSFQKFYMGGVHNNLLGSKLYDKDFIPLRGYSYKDKIINNGGTIYNKLIFEIRYLIKNLSNFKIWTTCFMEGGNISNSYQEFNPLVMNKSFGLGFRLFWTPIGFLGLDFGYPIDQDIVHGLNKSKWKTHFIIGKDL, from the coding sequence ATGAAAAAAAATATTTTTGTAATTACAAGCAGCATTTTTTATTTATTTTTTACAATTCAACAAGTATACTCATTTTCTGTTAATGATGAGAAATCTTCTATTACTAAAAATAATTATAATAAAAATATTTTTTTCTTTGTAAAAGAAATACATGTTATAGGAAAAACTAAATATGACAGTCGTTACATTTCTGAATTATCAGGTATTTCTATTGGAGAATCTATTGATATTTATGGAATAAAAACGGATGATGCTATAAGAAAATTGTGGAAAAGTAATCTTTTTAGAAAAATATCCATTTATAAAAAGAATAAATCTAAAAATGAAATTGATTTATTTTTTGAATTGGAAGATTTAGAAGAAATTCATGAAATAAAAGTGAAAGGAATTAAAAAAGACAAGTTTCCTAATATAAAAAAAATAAAAATTGGAGATAAAATATCTGATGATTTGATTCAGTCTATAAAAAATGATATACAAGAATATTATGTCAAGAAAGGATATCATGAAATTAATATAAAAAGTGAGATAAACAAAGATTATAACAAAAATGTGCTATGTTTATATGTAGATAAAGGAAAAAAAATTGAAATAGAAGAAATATTATTTCATGGAAATCAAGCTCTTAAAAATAAAGAATTACTTGATTTAATGAGTCAAACTAGAAAAAATTTATTTCCCATAATTTCTATTATAAAAAAACCTCTTTTCATTCAAGAAAATGTAGAAAAAGATTTAAAAAATATTATCAATAAATATAAGTCTATGGGTTTTATTGATATTCAAGTATTTTTAGATTCTGTATGGAAAAAACAATCAGGAAATTATGGAATAAAAATAAAAATTATAGAAGGAAAAAAATATTATTTAGGAGACGTAAGTATATTAGGAAATAAAAAGTTAAAAACAGATTTTTTGAAAAAAATTTTTTTCTATAAAAAAGGAAACGTATATAACCCAATTGGTATTAGAAAAAATATTTTAAATCCTTCTTATACTGATAGTATTTTATATAACTATTTAGATTTAGGTTATTTATTTTCTAATATTTCTTTTGTAGAAAAAAGGATTTTAAATAATAAAATAGATTTAGAAATTCAAATATTAGAAAATGCACCTGTATACATAAATACAGTTTTTATATTAGGAAATTCAATAACTAAAGATCATGTTATTAGAAGAGAATTAAAAACTTATCCTGGAGATCTTTTTTCTATTAAAAACATTAAATACAGTTTATTACATTTAGAGAATTTAAATCTTTTTAATAAAGTATATCACATCATTAAACCAAACAAAAAAAATGAATTCATAGATATAGAATGGCATGTTGTAGAAAAAAATACTAATGAGTTTCAATTTCATGGAGGAATTGGAGGAAAAGATTTTAGAAAAATTATCGGAAATTTTAAATTAAATTTTGGTAATTTTTCTATTAAAAATTTTTTTAAATGGAATTCATGGAAACCCATTCCTCAAGGTGATGGACAAAAATTAATTATTCACAATCAGTTAGGACAAGATTTTACATCTTATGGTTTTTCTTTTACAGAACCTTGGATAGAGAAAAACCACCCTACTTCTCTTACTTTGAAAAGCCAATATTCAATAAAAAAAATAAAAAACGAAGAGGATTTAGATTTTTTATCTCAAGTATATAAAAATACTAAAATATTAGATGAAGAAAAACAATATCAATTTTTAGAAAAAATAGGTATTTCTATTGAGTTAAATAAGTCTCTGACTTTTTTTGATCCTTATTCTAATATTTTGACATCTATAGATTATGAAAAATTTACTTATAGAAAAGAAATTTCTTCTAATTTATATCAAAAATATAAATTAAATAACCTCAGTTATTTAATTTCATTGCAAAGATTTTCAACAAAACCAGATATCATTTTTCCATTTCAAGGATCAAAAATGCAGTTTAATAGTATATTTACTATTCCATATTCCGTAATTTTTACGAAAAATAAAGAAAAAGAATGGATGGAGTATTTTAAATTAAAAATAATTTTATTTTGGTATTATAAAATTATAGATAATATAATATTGAAAACAGGAGGAGAATTAGGATATTTAGGCCAATATCATAATTCAAGAGAATTATTTTCGTTTCAAAAATTTTATATGGGCGGAGTACATAATAATTTATTAGGATCAAAACTATATGATAAAGATTTTATTCCATTAAGAGGATATTCTTATAAAGATAAAATTATAAACAATGGAGGAACTATTTATAATAAATTAATTTTTGAAATACGTTATTTGATTAAGAATTTATCAAATTTTAAGATTTGGACAACTTGTTTTATGGAAGGAGGAAATATTAGTAATTCTTATCAAGAATTTAATCCATTAGTTATGAATAAATCTTTCGGATTAGGATTCCGTTTATTTTGGACTCCAATAGGTTTTTTAGGATTAGATTTTGGATATCCTATAGATCAGGATATAGTTCATGGTTTAAATAAATCGAAATGGAAAACACATTTTATAATAGGAAAAGATTTGTAA